From a region of the Haematobia irritans isolate KBUSLIRL chromosome 4, ASM5000362v1, whole genome shotgun sequence genome:
- the TrpRS-m gene encoding tryptophanyl-tRNA synthetase, mitochondrial, with translation MNLNKILSCKYLKNIPITRNLPSYATRRHIMTTHVSKTKDNDLLYSKEDEQENLKYPRKIFSGIQPTGQLHLGNYLGAVQKWTELQNSGDDVSYCIVDMHSITVPQNPALLRENIFEMAATMFACGLNPERSTVFVQSSVQEHTELGWILNCLCTMARLGHLPQYKEKSRTVKDVPLGLYVYPVLQAADIMLYKATHVPVGEDQLQHIQLTQHLSRIFNTKYGPTFPICHAMIESNEAARIRSLRNPSKKMSKSDLDTKATINIRDAPEVIVEKIKKAVTDFTSDVTYDPNNRPGVSNLVVIHSMVTNTPIEKIVDEAKSIDTGRYKIRVAEAVVEHLKPIRLAIDDYLLRKNELIAMLEMGGEKARQVAAKNIVEIKQKMGLGIFQNIPQSIDMSSELLNPKAKESKTKSEQSRPDDIPIVPKQKVRQEKQRNTAQKQQNLAPSFKLDESIQTPPSMVKKSQ, from the exons atgaatttgaataaaattcttaGTTGTAAATATCTGAAAAATATACCAATAACCCGAAATCTTCCTTCTTATGCTACGAGGAGGCATAtaatgacaacacatgtgtctaAAACAAAAGACAATGATTTACTGTACTCCAAAGAAGATGAACAAGAA AACCTGAAGTATCCAAGAAAAATCTTTTCCGGCATACAACCCACAGGACAATTGCATTTAGGCAATTATTTAGGAGCTGTACAAAAATGGACTGAATTACAAAATAGTGGAGATGATGTATCCTATTGTATTGTGGATATGCATTCAATCACAGTACCCCAG AATCCCGCTTTATTAAGagagaatatttttgaaatggcAGCCACTATGTTTGCCTGTGGTTTAAATCCTGAAAGGTCCACCGTATTTGTTCAATCATCGGTACAGGAACATACCGAACTTGGATGGATTCTCAATTGTTTATGTACGATGGCTCGTTTGGGACATTTGCCTCAATACAAAGAGAAATCACGAACTGTTAAAGATGTTCCACTTGGATTGTATGTGTATCCTGTGTTACAAGCCGCCGATATAATGTTATATAA agCCACCCATGTACCAGTTGGCGAAGATCAACTGCAACATATACAATTGACGCAGCATTTATCCCGTATATTTAacacaaaatatggaccaacatTTCCTATTTGTCATGCCATGATTGAAAGTAATGAAGCGGCACGCATACGTTCATTGCGTAATCCTTCTAAGAAAATGTCCAAATCTGATCTGGACACGAAGGCCACCATTAACATACGCGATGCACCCGAAGTGATTGTGGAGAAAATTAAAAAGGCTGTGACCGATTTTACATCAGATGTAACCTATGATCCCAACAATCGGCCTGGAGTATCGAATCTAGTTGTTATTCATTCTATGGTAACAAATACACCAATTGAAAAAATAGTTGATGAGGCTAAATCCATTGATACGGGCCGTTACAAAATACGTGTGGCCGAGGCAGTGGTAGAACATTTGAAACCCATACGTTTGGCCATTGATGATTATCTGTtacgaaaaaatgaactaatagCAATGCTCGAAATGGGTGGCGAGAAAGCAAGACAGGTTGctgcaaaaaatattgttgaaattaaacaaaaaatgggtTTGGGTATCTTCCAAAATATACCACAATCGATTGATATGTCATCAGAGTTACTAAATCCAAAAGCCAAAGAATCCAAGACGAAGTCGGAGCAAAGCCGACCAGATGATATACCCATTGTACCTAAGCAGAAAGTGCGCCAAGAAAAGCAACGCAATACTGCTCAAAAGCAACAAAATTTAGCTCCTAGCTTTAAATTGGACGAATCAATACAAACACCGCCTTCCATGGTGAAGAAAAGTCAATAG
- the LOC142232689 gene encoding uncharacterized protein LOC142232689, translating into MRHLNLLLYFLVLVPATVIAVRESFTKVDCSSMENGHYLADPKSCSRYYMCLNGRGYRKKCSRGLYFDENLNECNMARFVNCVQMRNMAVRLADADVDTKYDLELPNSRHGDHETMTISPTPCQTTTPPCHTTTPPCQKTTPPCHTTTTTCYTTPSEDDSTTPKDDITHSSTTPKDDITPSSTTPKGDTTPSSTTPDNGTTPSSTTPEDDTTPSSTTTKDDITPSSTTPNDDSTPSSTTPIYYTTTSSTTPKDDITPSSTTPGNDTTPSSTTPDNDTTPSSTPPKDDITPSSTTPDNGTTPFSTTPNDDTTPSPTTAEDYSTISSTTPEDHFTPSSTTPEDYSTPSSTTPGHHSTISSTTPEDHSTPSSTTPEDYSTPSSTTPGDHSTPSSSSSSTTPKNDSTPSSTTPEDHSTSSSTSSEDYTSTTPVSHPCSTTKTPPCLTTTTPPCTPPPCTTPPPCLSHKDHEVEYENTGSLNGKKESILSAQKDTVLDIGPLSEDTKLKIECIGQPVGSLVRDYNDCSQFYTCLGDRSLAKKCPPGLYFDESHKVCNFKQLVKCEI; encoded by the exons ATGAGACACc TAAatcttttgttgtattttttggtcCTTGTACCAGCAACCGTTATTGCCGTAAGGGAATCTTTTACAAAGGTCGATTGTTCATCCATGGAGAATGGCCACTATTTGGCAGATCCAAAAAGTTGTTCTCGTTATTATATGTGTTTGAATGGACGTGGATATCGGAAAAAATGTTCTCGTGGTCTTTATTTCGATGAGAATTTAAATGAGTGCAATATGGCCCGTTTTGTTAATTGTGTGCAAATGAGAAATATGGCTGTAAGACTTGCTGATGCTGATGTCGATACGAAATACGATCTTGAGTTACCCAATTCTCGTCATGGTGATCATGAGACAATGACTATATCACCAACTCCTTGTCAGACTACAACTCCACCTTGTCATACTACCACACCTCCTTGTCAGAAGACGACTCCACCATGTCATACAACGACTACGACATGTTATACTACACCTTCGGAAGACGATTCAACCACTCCTAAGGATGATATAACACATTCTTCAACCACTCCTAAGGACGATATCACACCATCTTCAACCACTCCTAAGGGTGATACCACGCCTTCCTCAACTACTCCGGACAACGGTACCACACCTTCTTCAACCACTCCTGAAGATGATACCACACCTTCTTCGACTACTACTAAGGATGATATCACACCCTCTTCAACTACTCCTAACGATGATTCCACACCCTCTTCAACTACTCCTATCTATTATACCACAACATCTTCAACCACTCCTAAAGATGATATCACACCCTCTTCAACTACTCCTGGCAACGATACCACACCTTCCTCAACTACTCCGGACAACGATACCACACCTTCTTCAACCCCTCCTAAGGATGATATCACACCTTCCTCAACTACTCCGGACAACGGTACCACACCTTTTTCAACCACTCCTAACGATGATACCACACCTTCTCCTACCACTGCAGAGGATTACTCCACAATTTCTTCTACCACTCCAGAGGATCACTTCACACCTTCCTCAACCACTCCAGAAGACTACTCCACACCTTCCTCAACCACACCAGGGCATCACTCCACAATTTCTTCTACCACTCCAGAGGATCACTCCACACCTTCCTCAACCACTCCAGAAGACTATTCCACACCTTCCTCAACCACTCCAGGGGATCACTCCAcaccttcttcttcttcttcttcaacCACTCCTAAAAATGATTCCACACCTTCCTCAACCACGCCAGAAGATCACTCCACATCTTCTTCAACCTCTTCCGAGGACTATACAAGCACAACACCAGTATCACACCCTTGCTCGACTACTAAAACACCTCCTTGTTTGACTACAACTACCCCACCTTGCACGCCTCCTCCTTGTACAACACCACCTCCTTGTTTATCGCACAAGGATCATGAAGTAGAATACGAAAATACTGGGTCCCTTAACGGTAAAAAGGAATCGATTTTGTCCGCCCAAAAGGATACAGTCCTGGATATTGGGCCCCTTAGCGAGGATACGAAATTAAAAATAGAGTGCATAGGTCAACCCGTTGGATCTTTGGTGCGTGATTACAACGATTGTTCGCAATTTTATACATGCTTAGGTGACAGGAGTTTGGCGAAAAAATGTCCCCCTGGTTTGTATTTCGATGAAAGCCACAAAGTATGCAATTTCAAACAATTGGTTAAATGTGAAatctaa
- the LOC142234940 gene encoding putative chitinase 10, with protein sequence MGFYMKGFQVSLLIYLFLIIFCINNEALKLSDSKKARQAAICVNHAVGDFVENPLDCRLFYLCGDNGEVLEASCPSNMAFNSQTRLCDTIDNVPECKPVAVRPPQTSTSPPPSSNQINSIVANANRRCHDILGQESDSTALVFIANPTNCYQYFMCYHGQALVQECSANLYWNSKIGKCDLPSNVQCIPPHTDNAGEISTTTGDNPPKGVDSVCPLYGHHIFPHMERCDLFIYCVKGYAVLQQCPFFHHFDVESGRCQLRTRALCIKDLNLKFRKNTF encoded by the exons ATGGGATTTTATATGAAGGGATTTCAGG TTTCGCTCCTTATATACctgtttttaattatattctgcATTAATAATGAAGCTCTCAAGCTTTCTGATTCTAAGAAGGCCCGTCAAGCGGCTATATGCGTCAATCATGCTGTGGGAGATTTTGTAGAGAATCCCTTGGATTGCAGATTGTTTTATTTATGTGGTGATAATGGTGAAGTTTTGGAAGCTTCATGTCCCTCCAATATGGCCTTTAATTCTCAGACAAGATTGTGCGATACCATTGACAATGTTCCTGAATGTAAACCAGTGGCAGTAAGGCCACCACAGACATCTACCTCGCCACCTCCCTCATCCAATCAAATCAATTCTATAGTGGCTAATGCCAATAGACGTTGCCACGATATACTTGGCCAAGAATCCGATTCTACTGCATTGGTGTTCATAGCTAATCCCACCAATTgctatcaatattttatgtgcTATCACGGTCAGGCTTTGGTACAGGAATGCAGTGCAAACCTTTATTGGAATTCGAAAATTGGTAAATGTGATTTACCTTCAAATGTCCAATGCATTCCCCCGCACACCGATAATGCGGGGGAAATTTCAACAACAACTGGAGATAATCCCCCAAAGGGTGTGGATTCGGTTTGCCCCCTATACGGTCATCATATCTTCCCACATATGGAACGTTGTGATTTATTTATCTATTGTGTCAAAGGCTATGCTGTACTTCAGCAATGTCCCTTCTTTCATCATTTTGATGTGGAAAGTGGTCGTTGTCAATTACGTACGAGGGCCTTGTGtattaaagatttaaatttgaaatttcgtaaaaatacattttag